The following are encoded in a window of Epilithonimonas zeae genomic DNA:
- a CDS encoding YceD family protein, which yields MDRIRNYDVAFLGLKPGKHDFIFEINQEFFDLFETEQEFFNPKINANVLLDKHTTFLEFFINVSGTVQLICDISNDEFSENIENDLKILVKFGEEYDDSDEDVITINKKDGEFNLANLIYEAVVLSIPMKKLAPSVRDNDEYQKILDQYSPKIVEEEKESTDPRWEALKKLKDNN from the coding sequence TTAAAACCGGGTAAACACGATTTCATATTTGAAATTAATCAAGAGTTCTTTGATTTATTTGAGACTGAGCAGGAATTTTTTAATCCAAAAATCAATGCTAATGTTCTTTTGGACAAGCATACAACTTTTTTGGAGTTCTTCATTAATGTTTCAGGAACCGTTCAATTGATTTGCGACATTAGCAATGATGAATTTTCTGAAAATATTGAGAATGATTTGAAAATTCTTGTAAAATTTGGAGAAGAATATGATGACAGTGATGAAGATGTAATTACCATCAATAAAAAAGATGGCGAATTCAACCTTGCCAACCTTATATATGAAGCGGTTGTTTTATCAATTCCGATGAAAAAACTGGCGCCATCTGTAAGAGACAATGATGAATATCAAAAAATATTAGACCAATACAGTCCAAAAATAGTCGAAGAGGAAAAGGAAAGCACAGACCCAAGATGGGAAGCTTTGAAAAAATTGAAAGATAACAATTAA